A genomic segment from Methanoplanus limicola DSM 2279 encodes:
- a CDS encoding dipeptidase: MEYLKFRADLSSSHGLKRRLPAVILAALFIIMFIPGIVSACTIFVVTADASEDGSVYAGHTNDGVGKDWRNIDDVVLTYIPAADHQPGSKRPIFFDPNSGSDAAGGKGSPDKMTVLGYIDQVPHTYGYYTSSYGMINEKNLMSAECTDYAKYEPDAEVNKRMFYSSELSNVALGRCTKAEEAVLLVGELIDKYGYYGTGETLIFADIEEAWVIEMCGNPAGETGGLWAAKKVPNGEIFVAGNEFRIREVKPGAPDMYYSENLFDAAKKAGWWSPADGTLDWLSTVSYGEYSHPYYSLMRVWRLTDKLAPSLNLSPYVENSYTKAYPFSFKPDKKVDFETALNMFRDHYEGTDFDLTKGKAAGAFGNPYRYLGPMDAHTNFQNETSMDVRAGANVRPVSAIFCAYSYIAQIRPDLPDETAGVLWFGPAVAYETVYAPFYANSEAVSDRYSKGSRLKYNYDTAYWTFDLLTNWAMLKYDAMIDDIQSEQKRLETESYEMVMETDKIAGERLSAGDAAGAKSLMTNFTVGRGEDIINDWKSLTATLIVKYSNGLVTDPVTEEVTEGGYPDWWYDDTDYQYGPRVYQLDDLRNTPGLNYTGEIISVPKDASFEEIAEVI; the protein is encoded by the coding sequence ATGGAGTATTTAAAATTCCGGGCAGATTTGAGCTCTTCACACGGGCTTAAGAGAAGACTGCCGGCAGTGATTCTGGCAGCACTGTTTATTATAATGTTCATTCCGGGCATAGTTTCGGCATGCACAATTTTTGTTGTAACAGCTGATGCTTCTGAGGATGGTTCGGTGTATGCCGGACATACCAATGATGGTGTCGGGAAAGACTGGAGAAATATTGACGATGTGGTTTTAACCTACATCCCTGCGGCAGATCATCAACCCGGCTCAAAAAGACCGATCTTCTTTGATCCAAACAGCGGTTCTGATGCTGCCGGAGGAAAGGGGAGTCCGGATAAGATGACCGTTCTTGGCTACATCGATCAGGTGCCCCATACCTATGGCTACTATACCAGTTCCTATGGAATGATAAATGAGAAGAACCTGATGAGCGCTGAATGCACCGACTATGCAAAGTATGAACCGGATGCAGAGGTGAACAAAAGAATGTTTTACTCATCTGAACTCTCAAATGTGGCACTTGGCCGGTGCACAAAAGCTGAGGAGGCCGTTCTTCTTGTCGGTGAGCTTATAGATAAATATGGATATTACGGAACAGGTGAGACCCTCATCTTTGCAGACATTGAGGAAGCCTGGGTCATTGAGATGTGCGGAAATCCGGCTGGTGAGACCGGTGGACTCTGGGCTGCAAAGAAGGTGCCAAATGGTGAGATATTTGTTGCCGGAAATGAGTTCCGGATAAGGGAGGTTAAACCGGGTGCTCCTGATATGTATTACTCTGAAAATCTCTTTGATGCTGCAAAAAAAGCCGGCTGGTGGTCACCCGCAGACGGCACACTTGACTGGCTCTCTACTGTAAGCTATGGTGAATATTCACATCCTTATTATTCCCTGATGAGGGTATGGAGACTTACAGATAAACTTGCACCGTCACTTAATCTCAGTCCTTATGTTGAGAATTCATATACAAAGGCGTATCCGTTCTCATTTAAACCTGATAAAAAGGTTGATTTTGAGACTGCACTCAATATGTTCAGGGATCATTATGAGGGAACTGATTTTGACCTGACCAAAGGTAAAGCAGCAGGTGCATTTGGAAATCCTTACCGATACCTTGGACCGATGGACGCACATACCAACTTTCAGAATGAGACATCAATGGATGTCCGTGCCGGTGCAAACGTAAGGCCTGTATCGGCAATATTCTGTGCATACAGTTATATCGCCCAGATACGGCCTGACCTTCCGGATGAGACCGCCGGAGTTCTCTGGTTCGGCCCTGCGGTTGCCTACGAGACGGTGTATGCACCGTTTTACGCAAACTCTGAAGCTGTCTCAGATCGATATTCAAAAGGAAGCCGCCTGAAGTATAATTATGACACGGCATACTGGACTTTTGATCTGCTCACAAACTGGGCGATGCTGAAGTATGATGCTATGATTGATGACATTCAGTCTGAACAGAAGAGGCTTGAGACAGAGTCATATGAGATGGTTATGGAGACTGATAAAATAGCCGGTGAACGCCTCTCTGCCGGAGATGCAGCCGGTGCAAAGTCCCTTATGACCAATTTTACGGTTGGAAGAGGAGAGGATATAATTAATGACTGGAAATCTCTCACCGCAACTCTGATCGTTAAGTATTCAAACGGACTTGTGACTGATCCTGTTACTGAAGAGGTGACTGAGGGTGGTTATCCTGACTGGTGGTATGATGATACAGATTACCAGTATGGGCCAAGGGTCTATCAGCTTGATGATCTAAGAAATACTCCGGGTCTCAACTACACAGGAGAGATTATTTCTGTGCCAAAGGATGCCTCATTTGAGGAGATTGCTGAAGTCATTTAA
- the trpA gene encoding tryptophan synthase subunit alpha has protein sequence MREPDKNPFEKAFEKPAFISYIVAGDPSPAESIEAAKALIDGGADIIELGFPFSDPVGDGPVIQRADTRALDAGFKTGDIFRVAEGIREYSSVPIVIMAYLNPVIAMGTDLFYKTAKESGVDGILIVDMPVEESDIITDTANRYDLAQIFLISTNTSEKRIAEILRASAGINIRTGNSGKTITGGFVYLVSSPGVTGTRREISNEAFTLISKVREISGELKISMPLAVGFGISRRSQAEDIINAGADGFIVGSAIVKITEDCQGEADNREECLRKLREFAEDISGFTAR, from the coding sequence ATGAGAGAACCAGATAAAAATCCGTTTGAGAAAGCATTTGAAAAACCGGCTTTTATCTCCTATATAGTTGCAGGAGACCCGTCTCCCGCTGAGAGTATAGAGGCAGCAAAAGCGCTTATTGACGGCGGTGCAGACATTATTGAGCTTGGCTTTCCGTTCTCAGACCCTGTCGGTGACGGCCCGGTAATTCAGCGGGCAGATACAAGGGCACTTGATGCCGGGTTTAAAACCGGAGATATATTCAGGGTTGCAGAAGGCATCAGGGAATATTCATCCGTTCCAATCGTTATAATGGCATATTTAAATCCGGTTATAGCTATGGGAACCGACCTGTTCTACAAAACTGCAAAAGAGTCGGGCGTTGACGGAATTCTGATAGTGGATATGCCTGTCGAGGAGTCGGATATTATTACAGATACTGCAAATAGATATGACCTCGCACAGATATTTCTCATATCAACAAACACATCTGAAAAGAGGATTGCAGAGATACTCCGTGCATCTGCCGGAATAAATATCAGAACCGGAAATTCAGGCAAAACAATAACCGGAGGTTTTGTGTACCTGGTGTCATCTCCGGGTGTGACAGGCACAAGAAGGGAGATATCAAACGAGGCATTCACCCTCATATCAAAGGTGAGGGAAATCTCAGGCGAACTTAAAATATCCATGCCGCTGGCGGTTGGTTTCGGAATTTCACGCCGGAGTCAGGCAGAAGATATAATCAATGCCGGTGCTGACGGATTTATAGTCGGAAGTGCAATCGTAAAGATAACTGAAGACTGCCAGGGTGAAGCGGACAATCGTGAAGAATGCCTCAGAAAATTAAGGGAGTTTGCAGAGGATATTTCGGGGTTTACTGCCCGGTAG
- a CDS encoding anthranilate synthase component I family protein: MVTASITEKINKSVKVTEKPQIIPVSLKLMGEEAGRHSPEEIFGMFKDSAPFMLESACGEEKKAKYSLIGLNPVLRVKAEKQGRTVISGLKKYTDAVMPLFLGGIISKNSDGSETERKSPDKFNIPKNSGTITVSDPDPIAKIHQIPDLFDYRGKDIPGYQGGLTGYFSYDLVYSLFGTVSTGKPDPDLPLADFIMTSEYILFNHPDGEVYIFSLALAAENDDSEEATGEAGAKVEEIYNRIYSHADRCADAGIKSGEAGVNNPGDRRIPGPKYSENIPKDEFEELVRKTKEYIFAGDIFQGVISRKNSCRYEGDPFSIYSALRRINPGPYMYYIDYGDRQVIGSSPEMLVKVEDNRVTTVPIAGTRIRGKNPKEDKILENELLSDEKERAEHLMLVDLARNDIGRISSYGSVSVDDFMKIEKFSHVQHIVSTVSGELKEGLNAADAFKSVFPAGTLTGAPKVRAMQIIDELESERRGLYGGAVGHIGFNGRTDFAIAIRTLLLEDGSLTFQAGAGIVADSDPEAEYMEAEKKALAVAKAITLAAGGDSL; encoded by the coding sequence ATGGTCACTGCCAGCATAACTGAAAAGATAAATAAATCCGTAAAAGTGACTGAAAAACCTCAGATAATTCCGGTCAGCCTGAAATTAATGGGAGAAGAAGCCGGCCGCCATTCCCCTGAAGAGATATTCGGAATGTTTAAGGATTCAGCCCCGTTTATGCTTGAATCTGCCTGTGGTGAGGAGAAAAAAGCAAAATACTCATTGATCGGTTTAAATCCGGTATTAAGAGTAAAAGCAGAGAAACAGGGCAGAACAGTAATTTCCGGACTTAAAAAATATACAGATGCTGTTATGCCGCTTTTTTTAGGCGGAATAATATCCAAAAATTCTGACGGCTCAGAAACAGAGAGAAAAAGCCCGGATAAATTCAATATTCCAAAAAATTCCGGGACAATAACAGTCTCAGACCCGGACCCCATAGCCAAAATCCATCAGATACCGGACCTCTTTGATTACCGGGGCAAAGATATACCCGGATACCAGGGCGGCCTTACAGGATATTTCTCTTATGATCTCGTTTATTCACTCTTCGGGACAGTCAGCACCGGCAAACCTGACCCGGATTTACCGCTTGCTGATTTCATAATGACATCAGAGTATATTCTCTTTAACCACCCGGACGGAGAGGTGTATATCTTCAGTCTGGCACTTGCAGCAGAGAATGATGACTCAGAAGAGGCAACCGGAGAGGCGGGAGCAAAGGTTGAAGAGATATATAACCGGATTTACAGCCATGCGGACAGGTGTGCAGATGCCGGGATAAAATCCGGTGAAGCCGGCGTAAATAATCCGGGCGACCGCAGAATTCCGGGACCGAAATACTCAGAAAACATACCAAAGGATGAATTTGAGGAGCTTGTCAGAAAGACAAAAGAGTACATCTTTGCCGGTGATATCTTTCAGGGAGTTATATCCAGGAAGAACAGCTGCCGGTACGAAGGTGACCCGTTCTCAATATACTCGGCACTGAGGAGAATAAACCCCGGCCCTTATATGTATTACATAGATTATGGTGACCGGCAGGTAATCGGTTCAAGTCCTGAGATGCTTGTAAAGGTCGAGGATAACCGGGTTACAACCGTCCCGATTGCAGGTACCAGAATAAGGGGAAAAAACCCAAAAGAGGATAAAATCCTTGAAAATGAACTCCTGTCAGATGAAAAAGAGCGTGCAGAACACCTGATGCTTGTTGACCTTGCAAGAAATGATATAGGCAGAATCAGCAGTTACGGCTCAGTCAGTGTCGATGATTTCATGAAGATTGAGAAATTCTCCCACGTTCAGCATATTGTCTCGACAGTATCCGGAGAACTGAAAGAAGGCCTCAACGCCGCAGATGCATTTAAATCTGTCTTCCCCGCCGGAACTCTGACCGGTGCGCCAAAAGTGAGGGCAATGCAGATAATAGATGAACTTGAATCTGAGAGAAGAGGCCTTTACGGCGGTGCAGTCGGCCATATCGGATTTAACGGCAGAACGGACTTTGCTATTGCCATCCGGACGCTCCTTCTTGAAGACGGCAGTCTGACATTTCAGGCAGGAGCAGGAATTGTTGCAGATTCTGACCCGGAAGCGGAATATATGGAAGCTGAAAAGAAGGCCCTCGCGGTTGCAAAGGCAATAACCCTTGCAGCAGGAGGAGACTCCTTATGA
- the trpD gene encoding anthranilate phosphoribosyltransferase, translating to MITESLFKAVNRQTLTESEAESAMDTIISGRATDAQIGAFIAAMMTKGTTSGEIAAFASAMMRASVQIRPEVSGMLVDTCGTGGDGLNTFNISTASAIVTAGAGIPVVKHGNRSVGSRCGSADVLEKLGVNIGADPGAVKLSIEENGIGFLYAKNHHPAMRYAGRAREELGIRSFFNILGPVSNPASAESRLLGIYDPELTETIADVLRIMGVRNAMVVHGCGLDEITTTGETKVSMFKERGRTETFCITPEEFGIKRAGLPEISGGDAGRNADIIRDILNGRRGACRDIVLVNSAAAIYISGNAGSIHDGIGMAEMSIDSGDAAEKLSRLIKATGGEELL from the coding sequence GTGATAACCGAATCACTCTTTAAAGCCGTAAACAGGCAGACACTTACAGAGTCTGAGGCAGAATCCGCCATGGATACAATAATATCCGGAAGGGCAACCGATGCCCAGATTGGTGCATTTATAGCCGCAATGATGACCAAAGGGACTACCTCCGGTGAGATTGCAGCCTTTGCCTCTGCTATGATGAGGGCTTCGGTACAGATACGCCCGGAAGTTTCCGGTATGCTCGTTGACACATGCGGAACAGGCGGAGACGGCTTAAATACCTTTAATATCAGCACAGCCTCGGCAATAGTCACTGCCGGTGCAGGAATTCCGGTTGTAAAACACGGCAACAGGAGTGTCGGCAGCAGATGCGGTTCAGCAGACGTCCTCGAAAAACTTGGTGTTAATATTGGTGCTGACCCCGGTGCAGTAAAATTATCCATTGAAGAGAACGGGATAGGATTCTTATATGCAAAAAATCACCACCCTGCAATGAGGTACGCCGGAAGAGCCAGGGAAGAGCTTGGAATCCGGAGTTTCTTCAATATATTAGGCCCGGTCTCAAACCCAGCATCAGCAGAATCACGCCTTTTGGGCATTTATGACCCGGAGCTTACAGAAACAATTGCAGATGTGCTCCGGATTATGGGTGTCAGGAATGCAATGGTTGTGCATGGCTGCGGGCTTGATGAGATAACGACAACGGGAGAGACAAAGGTCTCAATGTTTAAGGAGAGAGGAAGGACTGAAACATTCTGCATAACACCTGAGGAGTTTGGAATCAAAAGAGCAGGACTGCCGGAGATTTCAGGCGGGGATGCAGGCCGCAATGCAGATATTATCAGAGATATCCTGAACGGCAGAAGAGGCGCCTGCCGGGATATTGTACTGGTGAATTCAGCGGCGGCGATATATATAAGCGGGAATGCCGGAAGCATCCATGACGGAATAGGGATGGCAGAGATGAGTATTGACTCAGGAGATGCGGCTGAAAAGCTGAGCAGACTCATAAAAGCCACAGGCGGAGAGGAATTATTATGA
- the trpB gene encoding tryptophan synthase subunit beta, with product MTKTGYYGSYGGRFVPETLMEALCELEDSYRAICGGESFRRELDFYLKEYAGRETPLTFCRNMSEDLGCRIYLKREDLMHGGAHKLNNTLGQAILAKHMGKKRLIAETGAGQHGVATAIAGAVTGLPVEVYMGSTDCERQKLNVFRMELMGAKVHPVESGTATLKDATNEALREYAAGSADTHYLIGSVVGPHPFPEIVRDFQSVIGTETKEQILKAEGRLPDEAIACVGGGSNAIGLFYPFLKDDVRLTGVEAGGRGDSPGDNGASVRFGRPGVLHGALSYLIQDECGQVGTTHSISAGLDYPGVGPEHSMLNDSGRVSYGIAYDDEAINAFRYLSVKEGIIPALESAHAIAYAINNADRFDRDDIVVICLSGRGDKDVATVSGMMEEKRDE from the coding sequence ATGACAAAAACAGGATATTACGGCAGTTATGGCGGCAGGTTTGTCCCGGAGACCCTGATGGAGGCACTCTGTGAACTTGAAGATTCATACCGGGCAATATGCGGCGGGGAGAGCTTCAGGCGGGAGCTTGACTTTTACCTGAAAGAGTATGCAGGAAGAGAGACCCCGCTTACATTCTGCCGGAATATGTCAGAGGACCTTGGATGCAGAATCTACCTAAAAAGAGAGGACCTGATGCACGGCGGTGCACATAAGCTGAACAACACCCTCGGCCAGGCCATTCTTGCAAAGCATATGGGCAAAAAACGCCTCATTGCAGAGACTGGTGCCGGACAGCACGGTGTCGCAACCGCGATTGCAGGTGCTGTGACAGGCCTTCCTGTCGAGGTATATATGGGCAGCACAGACTGCGAAAGGCAGAAGCTCAATGTCTTCAGGATGGAGCTTATGGGTGCAAAGGTCCATCCGGTAGAGAGCGGCACGGCTACGCTTAAGGATGCAACAAACGAAGCACTGAGGGAGTATGCAGCAGGTTCGGCTGATACTCATTACCTTATAGGATCGGTTGTCGGCCCCCACCCGTTCCCGGAGATTGTCAGGGATTTTCAGTCTGTAATAGGGACGGAGACAAAGGAGCAGATCCTGAAAGCTGAGGGCAGACTGCCCGATGAGGCGATCGCCTGCGTAGGCGGCGGTTCAAATGCAATAGGCCTCTTTTATCCGTTTTTAAAGGACGATGTCAGGCTTACAGGTGTTGAGGCCGGCGGACGCGGCGATTCTCCGGGGGACAACGGTGCATCTGTAAGGTTTGGCAGGCCCGGGGTTCTGCACGGTGCACTGTCATACCTTATTCAGGACGAATGCGGACAGGTCGGAACAACCCACAGCATATCCGCCGGCCTTGACTATCCCGGAGTAGGGCCTGAACATTCAATGCTCAATGATTCGGGGAGGGTGTCATACGGGATTGCGTACGATGACGAGGCCATTAACGCTTTCAGGTACCTCTCGGTTAAAGAGGGAATTATTCCCGCCCTCGAATCTGCCCATGCCATAGCATATGCGATAAATAATGCAGACCGTTTTGACAGGGACGATATAGTTGTCATATGCCTCTCCGGAAGGGGCGACAAGGACGTTGCAACTGTCAGCGGGATGATGGAAGAGAAGAGAGATGAATGA
- a CDS encoding anthranilate synthase component II, translating into MKVLVIDCYDSFTYNLCQQIGKYGCEITVIKNDDPEDALLNDNYDRIVLSPGPGTPERSGLCLTALNTLSKTVPTLGICLGHQAICTISGGRVLRTTPYHGKVSGINHDGESIFEGMRDGFSATRYHSLAAERASLPDCLRVTALSSDDRVIMGVRHRDYPIEGVQFHPESILTEDGDRLTENFLRYGVRK; encoded by the coding sequence ATGAAAGTCCTGGTAATCGACTGCTACGACAGCTTCACATACAACCTCTGCCAGCAGATAGGAAAATACGGGTGCGAAATTACGGTTATAAAAAATGACGATCCTGAGGACGCATTATTAAATGATAATTATGACAGAATTGTCCTCTCACCGGGACCTGGCACTCCGGAGAGGTCCGGACTCTGCCTGACAGCACTAAATACCCTCTCAAAGACCGTTCCGACACTCGGCATATGCCTCGGACATCAGGCAATATGTACCATATCCGGAGGCAGGGTTTTGAGAACAACCCCTTATCACGGCAAAGTATCCGGAATAAACCATGACGGGGAGAGCATATTTGAGGGGATGAGAGACGGTTTTTCAGCAACGAGATATCACTCCCTTGCTGCGGAGAGGGCTTCACTTCCGGACTGCCTCAGAGTCACCGCCCTGTCATCTGACGACAGAGTTATAATGGGAGTCCGCCACCGGGATTATCCGATAGAAGGTGTGCAGTTTCACCCGGAGAGCATACTTACAGAGGACGGCGACCGCCTGACAGAGAATTTTCTCAGGTACGGGGTGAGAAAGTGA
- a CDS encoding indole-3-glycerol-phosphate synthase, with amino-acid sequence MNTAINRFLREIVRHKEAEAAGIDMPDEFMMPDYRLKSLSDAVRKQKRNAVIAEIKFRSPSGGVTAPLSDPKDIADEYIRGGCTAVSVLTDEKFFGGKKEYLTEISGISTVPLLRKDFIVNEKQLYETKVIGADAVLLIAKILGGKLPEFKETASALSLESLIEVRNSEEADLAISCGAEIIGINNRDLTTMKINLNKTAELSAYIRDEYKDALIISESGYNFPDDIKAMKRYCDGFLIGSSVMKAKNRREAVEGFVCA; translated from the coding sequence ATGAATACAGCTATAAACAGATTTTTAAGGGAGATAGTCCGCCATAAAGAGGCAGAGGCAGCCGGAATAGATATGCCTGACGAATTCATGATGCCGGACTACAGGCTAAAGAGCCTCTCAGATGCCGTAAGAAAGCAGAAGAGGAATGCAGTGATAGCCGAGATAAAATTCCGGTCACCATCAGGAGGAGTGACTGCACCGCTCTCAGATCCAAAGGATATTGCAGACGAATACATCAGGGGCGGATGCACGGCAGTATCAGTCTTAACAGATGAGAAATTTTTCGGGGGAAAGAAGGAGTACCTGACAGAAATTTCCGGTATTTCCACAGTGCCTCTGCTCAGAAAAGATTTCATTGTCAATGAAAAGCAGCTCTATGAGACAAAGGTTATTGGAGCGGATGCAGTGCTTCTGATAGCTAAAATTCTGGGCGGGAAGCTTCCGGAATTTAAGGAGACTGCATCAGCCCTCTCCCTTGAGAGCCTTATTGAAGTCAGAAACAGTGAAGAGGCAGATCTTGCCATATCCTGCGGCGCAGAGATAATCGGCATCAACAACCGCGACCTTACAACCATGAAAATTAACCTCAATAAGACTGCCGAACTCTCGGCATATATCAGGGACGAGTACAAAGACGCCCTGATAATATCAGAGAGCGGCTATAATTTCCCGGATGACATTAAAGCAATGAAGAGATACTGTGACGGTTTCCTGATTGGAAGCTCAGTTATGAAAGCCAAAAACAGAAGAGAGGCTGTGGAGGGTTTTGTATGCGCATAA
- a CDS encoding phosphoribosylanthranilate isomerase, producing MRIKICGITTPRDAVIAESLGADAIGVVVCSKSQRNVTLKRAREIFSALKPTTEKILVTDSESYPELELMMAQKPDAVQITHPFEFSERPPVRIIRTLKPGMEELPADCDAFVIDGSMGRGVFFDRNFASGIINRTEKPVFLAGGLSPDNIGEAVRMINPYGVDVSSGVEKSPGIKDREKMSEFIRICREA from the coding sequence ATGCGCATAAAGATCTGCGGCATTACAACACCAAGGGACGCAGTCATTGCAGAATCCCTTGGTGCCGATGCAATAGGAGTTGTGGTCTGCTCCAAATCACAGAGAAATGTCACATTAAAGAGGGCAAGAGAGATATTCTCCGCCCTTAAACCCACAACAGAAAAAATTCTTGTGACAGATTCCGAGTCATACCCGGAACTTGAGCTGATGATGGCTCAGAAGCCCGACGCTGTTCAGATTACACACCCGTTTGAGTTCAGCGAGAGACCTCCGGTACGAATAATCCGGACATTAAAACCCGGAATGGAAGAACTGCCCGCAGATTGTGATGCCTTTGTCATTGACGGAAGTATGGGCAGGGGAGTTTTCTTTGACCGGAATTTTGCATCCGGAATCATAAACCGGACAGAAAAACCGGTTTTTCTTGCAGGAGGGTTATCTCCCGACAATATCGGTGAGGCTGTCAGGATGATCAATCCCTATGGCGTTGATGTCTCATCCGGAGTTGAGAAAAGTCCGGGGATAAAGGACAGAGAGAAGATGAGTGAATTCATCAGAATCTGCAGGGAGGCTTAA